DNA sequence from the Streptomyces canus genome:
CGTGGCGCGCTGGGCGTAGTAGCGCGCCATCGACGGCGTCGCCAGACCGCCCTCGGCGGCCCGCACCCGTGTCATCGGGGCCATGACCACCCGGTTGGGCAGCCGCAGTCCGCCGAGCCGGAAGCCGGTGAAAAGGGTCGTCACGTCATGTCTCCTTGGAGATCCGTCGTACCCGTGTCCCGGGCACACGGGTACGCTAAAACCTGACGTCGACGTGAGGGTCAAGTCCGCGAGGGAGGAACGCGTGCGCATCGGGGAACTGGCGGCACGGGCCGGGGTCAGCGTCCGGGCCCTGCGCTACTACGAGGAGCAGGGTTTGCTCACCAGCACACGCAGCGCGAGCGGGCAGCGGCACTACACACAGCCCGCGGTCGAGCGCGTGACGTTCCTCCAGCGGATGTACGCGGCCGGTCTGTCCAGCCGTACGATCGCCGAACTCCTGCCGTGCGTCGACTCGCCCAGCGAGGAGACGTCCGACGCCGCCCTGGAGCGGATGGCCGAGGAACGCGACCGGCTCTCCGACCACATCGAGGAGCTGATCCGGACCCGGGACGCCCTCGACGGGCTGATGGCCACGAACCGGGCTCACCGCGAGAGCCTGCGAACGGCGTGACAGGCTGAGATCACCTGGAACCGGTCGGACCGAGGAGCCCCACGTGACGTACGACATCGCCGCCATCCGCTCCCACTTCCCGGCCCTGGCCGCCGGTATCGCCCACTTCGACGGCCCCGGCGGCACCCAGACCCCCGAGCCCGTCATCCGGGCCATCGCCGACGCCATGGCGCAGCCCCTGTCGAACCGGGGACAGGTGACCCTGGGGGAGCGCAACGCCGAGGCCCTCGTCACCGGGGCCCGCCGCGCGATGGCCGACCTGCTCGGGGCGAGTCCCTCGGGGATCGTCTTCGGCCGCAGTGCCACCCAACTCACCTACGACGTCGCGCGCACCCTCGCCAAGACCTGGTCACCCGGCGACGAGGTGGTCGTCACCCGCCTCGACCACGACGCCAACATCCGCCCCTGGGTCCAGTCCGGAGCCACCGTACGGTGGGCCGAATTCGACCCGGAGACAGGTGAGTTGACGGTCGACGCCATCCGGGCCGTGCTGTCCGAGCGGACCCGCCTCGTCGCTGTCACCGCGGCCTCCAACCTGATCGGCACGCGCCCCGACATCCCCGCCATCGCCCGGGCGGCGCACGAGGTCGGCGCGCTCGTCCACGTCGACGGCGTCCATTACACGGCCCACGACCTGGTCGATCTCGACGCGCTCGGCGCGGACTTCTTCGTCTGCTCCCCGTACAAGTTCCTCGGCCCGCACCAAGGAGTCCTCGCCGCCCGCCCGGAGTTGCTGGAGACCCTGCACCCGGACAAACTCCTGCCCTCCACCGACGCCGTCCCGGAGCGCTTCGAACTGGGCACGCTGCCCTACGAGTTCCTCGCCGGCACGACAGCGGCGGTCGACTTCCTCGCCGAGCGGCTGGACCCGGCGGCCACCGGCACCCGGCGGGAGCGGCTGACCGCCGGGTACGCCGCGCTCGAAGCCCACGAACGGGTCCTGCGCGCGCAGATCGACGAGGGGCTCGCCGCGCTCGACGGCGTCACCGTCCACTCCAGGGCCGCCGACCGCACTCCGACCGTCCTGCTGACCTTCGAGAACCACAGCACGGCCGACGCGTACGGCTTCCTCGCGGAGCGTGGCGTCCAGGCCCCGGCCGGCTCCTTCTACGCCATCGAGGCCTCCCGCCACCTCGGCCTCGGCGACACCGGCGGCCTGCGCGTCGGCCTCGCCCCCTACAACGACTCACCGGACGTCGACCGGCTCCTGACGGGACTGGCCGACTTCCTGAAGAGGTGAAGGAGAGACGCTCATGACCAGCTTCCCCACCGCACGAGAGGTACGGATCACCCCGGAAGGCCTGCTGTGGGAACCCAGTGAACGCTGGGTGCGCGGCCGCAAGGGAGACGTCACCGTCGTCGACAGCCGGCACCCCGTCCTCGTCTGGGAACCGGACGTCCCCGTCCCGCTGTACGCCTTCCCGCGCGCCGACGTCCGCGAGGACCTGCTCCGGCCCGCGAAGAACCCGGCCACCGGCACCCACACCGGATCGCGGATCTTCTACGACCTCGAGGCCGACGGCGAGCTCGTCGAGAACGCCGCCTGGACCTTCCCGGCCGCCGACCTGGCCGGCCACATCGCCTTCGCGTGGTTCCGGCGCTGGGGCACCGGCCTCGACCACTGGTACGAGGAGGAGGAAGAGATCTTCGTCCACCCTCGTGACCCGCACAAACGCGTCGACGCCATGCCCAGCAGCCGTCATGTCCGGGTCGAGATCGACGGGACGGTCGTCGCCGACACCCACCGTCCCGTCCTGCTCTTCGAGACGGGCCTGCCCACGCGGTACTACATCCCGCGCGAGGACACCCGCCTCGACCTGTTCGAAGCCACCGACCACCACACCGACTGCCCCTACAAGGGCACCGCCGAGTACTGGTCGACGGGTGGCCACGCGAACATCGTCTGGAGCTACCCGGACCCGCTCCCCGCGGTGGGCGTCGTCAAGGGGCTGCTCGCGTTCTTCAACGAAGTCGTCGACATCACCGTGGACGGGGAGCGCCTGGAGCGGCCGGTGACGCCCTTCACCGGGACGGTGGAGTGATCAGAACGTGCCCGCAGAAGGCCGTACAACCGTTGTACCTGCGCAGATCACCTCCAAACCGTCAGCGACACGTGACCTGACTCTCATGGCCACCGGCGGTCTTTGCCGAGACCATGGGGGGCGTCACCGGCAGGCCGAAGGGAACGGGAATGCTCCGCAAGGTACTGGTCGCCAACCGAGGTGAGATCGCGATTCGCGCGTTTCGCGCGGGCTACGAGGTCGGCGCGAGGACGGTCGCCGTCTTCCCGCACGAGGACCGCAACTCACTGCACCGACTCAAGGCCGACGAGGCCTACGAGATCGGCGAACCGGGCCATCCCGTGCGGGCGTATCTGTCCGTCGACGAGATCATCCGTGCCGCCCGCCTGGCCGGTGCCGACGCCGTCTACCCCGGCTACGGCTTCCTCTCCGAGAATCCCGAGCTCGCGCGCGCCTGCGAGGAAGCGGGCATCACCTTCGTCGGACCCAGCGCCGACATCCTCGAACTGACCGGCAACAAGGCCCGCGCGGTCGCCGCCGCCCGCGCCGCCGGCGTTCCGGTCCTGGGCTCCTCGGCGCCCTCCACCGACGTGGACGAGCTGGTCGGGGCCGCCGACGACATCGGCTTCCCGGTGTTCGTGAAGGCCGTCGCCGGTGGTGGCGGACGCGGTATGCGCCGGGTCGAGGACCCCGCCCAGCTGCGTGAATCCATCGAGGCGGCCGCGCGTGAGGCGGCCTCGGCCTTCGGCGACTCGACCGTCTTCCTGGAGAAGGCCGTCGTCGAGCCCCGCCACATCGAGGTGCAGATCCTCGCCGACGGGGACGGCAACGTCATCCACCTCTACGAGCGCGACTGCTCGGTGCAGCGCCGCCACCAGAAGGTCATCGAGCTCGCCCCCGCACCCAACCTCGACCCCGGCCTGCGCGACCGGATCTGCGCCGACGCCGTCCGTTTCGCCCGCGAGATCGGCTACCGCAACGCGGGCACCGTGGAGTTCCTCCTCGACCGCGAGGGCAACCACGTCTTCATCGAGATGAACCCGCGCATCCAGGTCGAGCACACGGTCACCGAGGAGGTCACCGACGTCGACCTCGTCCAGGCCCAGCTGCGCATCGCCGCCGGCGCCACCCTCGCCGACCTCGGCCTGTCCCAGGAGACGGTGCGGCTGCACGGCGCGGCCCTCCAGTGCCGTATCACCACCGAGGACCCCGCCAACGGCTTCCGCCCCGACACCGGCCGCATCAGCGCCTACCGCTCGCCCGGCGGCTCCGGCATCCGCCTCGACGGCGGCACCACGCATGCCGGTACGGAGATCAGCGCCCACTTCGACTCGATGCTGGTCAAGCTCTCCTGCCGGGGCCGGGACTTCACCACCGCCGTCAACCGGGCCCGGCGCGCCGTGGCCGAGTTCCGCATCCGGGGCGTGGCCACCAACATCCCGTTCCTCCAGGCCGTCCTCGACGACCCGGACTTCCAGGCGGGCAACGTCACCACGTCGTTCATCGAGCAGCGCCCGCACCTGCTGACCTCCCGGCACTCGGCCGACCGCGGCACCAAGCTGCTCACCTACCTGGCCGACAGGACGGTGAACAAGCCGCACGGCGAGCGGCCCGACGTGATCGATCCGGTCACCAAGCTGCCCCGGGTGGATGCCGGGGTGGAGCCGCCGGCGGGCTCCAAGCAGCGGCTCACCGAGCTGGGCCCCGAGGGCTTCGCCGGCTGGCTGCGCGAGTCGCCGACCATCGGCGTCACCGACACCACCTTCCGCGACGCCCACCAGTCGCTGCTCGCGACCCGCGTGCGCACCAAGGACATGCTCGCCGTCGCCCCCGCCGTCGCCCGCACCCTGCCCGAACTGCTCTCCCTGGAGTGCTGGGGCGGTGCCACCTACGACGTCGCCCTGCGCTTCCTCGCCGAGGACCCCTGGGAGCGGCTGGCCGCCCTGCGCGAGGCCGTCCCCAACATCTGCCTCCAGATGCTGCTGCGCGGCCGCAACACCGTGGGCTACACCCCGTACCCCACCGAGGTGACGGACGCCTTCGTGCAGGAGGCGGCGGCCACCGGCATCGACATCTTCCGCATCTTCGACGCGCTCAACGACGTCAGCCAGATGCGCCCCGCCATCGAGGCGGTACGGGCCACGGGCACGTCGATCGCCGAGGTCGCCCTCTGCTACACCTCGGACCTGTCCGACCCGAACGAGCGCCTCTACACCCTCGACT
Encoded proteins:
- a CDS encoding cysteine desulfurase-like protein, giving the protein MTYDIAAIRSHFPALAAGIAHFDGPGGTQTPEPVIRAIADAMAQPLSNRGQVTLGERNAEALVTGARRAMADLLGASPSGIVFGRSATQLTYDVARTLAKTWSPGDEVVVTRLDHDANIRPWVQSGATVRWAEFDPETGELTVDAIRAVLSERTRLVAVTAASNLIGTRPDIPAIARAAHEVGALVHVDGVHYTAHDLVDLDALGADFFVCSPYKFLGPHQGVLAARPELLETLHPDKLLPSTDAVPERFELGTLPYEFLAGTTAAVDFLAERLDPAATGTRRERLTAGYAALEAHERVLRAQIDEGLAALDGVTVHSRAADRTPTVLLTFENHSTADAYGFLAERGVQAPAGSFYAIEASRHLGLGDTGGLRVGLAPYNDSPDVDRLLTGLADFLKR
- a CDS encoding pyruvate carboxylase yields the protein MLRKVLVANRGEIAIRAFRAGYEVGARTVAVFPHEDRNSLHRLKADEAYEIGEPGHPVRAYLSVDEIIRAARLAGADAVYPGYGFLSENPELARACEEAGITFVGPSADILELTGNKARAVAAARAAGVPVLGSSAPSTDVDELVGAADDIGFPVFVKAVAGGGGRGMRRVEDPAQLRESIEAAAREAASAFGDSTVFLEKAVVEPRHIEVQILADGDGNVIHLYERDCSVQRRHQKVIELAPAPNLDPGLRDRICADAVRFAREIGYRNAGTVEFLLDREGNHVFIEMNPRIQVEHTVTEEVTDVDLVQAQLRIAAGATLADLGLSQETVRLHGAALQCRITTEDPANGFRPDTGRISAYRSPGGSGIRLDGGTTHAGTEISAHFDSMLVKLSCRGRDFTTAVNRARRAVAEFRIRGVATNIPFLQAVLDDPDFQAGNVTTSFIEQRPHLLTSRHSADRGTKLLTYLADRTVNKPHGERPDVIDPVTKLPRVDAGVEPPAGSKQRLTELGPEGFAGWLRESPTIGVTDTTFRDAHQSLLATRVRTKDMLAVAPAVARTLPELLSLECWGGATYDVALRFLAEDPWERLAALREAVPNICLQMLLRGRNTVGYTPYPTEVTDAFVQEAAATGIDIFRIFDALNDVSQMRPAIEAVRATGTSIAEVALCYTSDLSDPNERLYTLDYYLRLAEQIVDAGAHVLAVKDMAGLLRAPAAAKLVSALRREFDLPVHIHTHDTAGGQLATYLAAIQAGADAVDGAVASMAGTTSQPSLSAIVAATDHSDRPTGLDLRAVGDLEPYWESVRKIYAPFEAGLASPTGRVYDHEIPGGQLSNLRTQAVALGLGDRFEDIEAMYAAADKILGHLVKVTPSSKVVGDLALHLVGAGVTPKEFEETPDRFDIPDSVIGFLRGELGTPPGGWPEPFRTKALQGRADAKPVQELNAEDRTGLEKDRRSTLNRLLFPAPTREYETHRQSYGDTSLLDSKDFFYGLRPGKEYAVDLEPGVRLLIALEAIGEADERGMRTVMSTLNGQLRPIQIRDRAASSDIPTTEKADRSDPGHVAAPFAGVVTLAVAEGDEVDAGATVATIEAMKMEAAITASKAGRVSRLAINKIQQVEGGDLLVEIA
- a CDS encoding DUF427 domain-containing protein; this translates as MTSFPTAREVRITPEGLLWEPSERWVRGRKGDVTVVDSRHPVLVWEPDVPVPLYAFPRADVREDLLRPAKNPATGTHTGSRIFYDLEADGELVENAAWTFPAADLAGHIAFAWFRRWGTGLDHWYEEEEEIFVHPRDPHKRVDAMPSSRHVRVEIDGTVVADTHRPVLLFETGLPTRYYIPREDTRLDLFEATDHHTDCPYKGTAEYWSTGGHANIVWSYPDPLPAVGVVKGLLAFFNEVVDITVDGERLERPVTPFTGTVE
- a CDS encoding MerR family transcriptional regulator yields the protein MRIGELAARAGVSVRALRYYEEQGLLTSTRSASGQRHYTQPAVERVTFLQRMYAAGLSSRTIAELLPCVDSPSEETSDAALERMAEERDRLSDHIEELIRTRDALDGLMATNRAHRESLRTA